In one window of Streptomyces kaniharaensis DNA:
- a CDS encoding class I SAM-dependent methyltransferase gives MPNRSSLAYQARYALRHPEKIVPHLRRLARDTRLRLTTTDHVAYYRAVMRSDTARSADAAVGSKTRESWLALGRMQYDYLVGHGLKPTDRMLEIGCGNLRAGWRFIGHLKTGHYHGIDISPDILHAARRTVVQYDLQHKLPNLALVRDLTFDFLPDEHFTVVHAHSVFSHSPRHVIDECLAHVGRILHPDGFFDFTFDRTDGPDHQVLREDFYYRAETLIAMAERHGLAAKLMDDWEELPHKQSKIRVARAT, from the coding sequence ATGCCGAACCGATCGAGCCTGGCCTACCAGGCACGTTACGCCCTGCGCCACCCCGAGAAGATCGTCCCGCACCTGCGACGACTCGCCCGCGACACCCGGCTAAGGCTGACCACCACCGACCACGTCGCCTACTACCGCGCCGTCATGCGCTCCGACACCGCCCGCAGCGCCGACGCCGCCGTCGGCAGCAAAACGCGGGAGAGCTGGCTGGCGCTGGGCCGGATGCAGTACGACTACCTCGTCGGACACGGTCTGAAGCCCACGGACCGGATGCTGGAGATCGGCTGTGGGAACCTGCGGGCCGGCTGGCGGTTCATCGGCCATCTCAAGACCGGCCACTACCACGGCATCGACATCTCGCCCGACATCCTGCACGCGGCCCGCCGCACCGTGGTCCAGTACGACCTCCAGCACAAGCTCCCCAACCTGGCCCTCGTACGGGATCTGACCTTCGACTTCCTGCCCGACGAACACTTCACCGTCGTCCACGCCCACAGCGTGTTCTCCCACTCCCCCCGGCACGTCATCGACGAATGTCTGGCCCACGTCGGACGCATCCTGCACCCGGACGGCTTCTTCGACTTCACCTTCGACCGCACCGACGGCCCGGATCACCAGGTACTGCGGGAGGACTTCTACTACCGGGCCGAGACCCTCATCGCCATGGCCGAGCGGCACGGGCTGGCCGCGAAGCTGATGGACGACTGGGAAGAGCTGCCACACAAGCAGTCCAAGATCCGCGTCGCCCGCGCCACCTGA
- a CDS encoding HEAT repeat domain-containing protein produces MDLADALAGLDAHPWASVSHAYGPAEDLPDLLRALAEGGGDAEEAISELYSCILHQGTVYSASVDAVPYLARIAAAARPGTVEVLCLLGGLAESDDEFEIAPGAVRAAVATQIPLLIPLLAHEDVDVRLLTAWTLGHTRDTEAAPAALRSRWTAEADPGVRAELLIALGRVDLSDAADEARALLGADTPAPLRLAALLVALTAEEPWTDAHHDAALGLLPARESTVDRYSMHHRDPLRAIVDSLLGRETEADRESVFALLDAALRDGRPEVRTEALSAADRACHLSRSAPRRLLPAIVALAAEYPAAALLGKLGLAAAEAAPVLAELAAQPDDEAADQALAVLVRVAPRQAAPLLARDLDRRPRALDAAGGFQAPAFPFDPALLAAVRARLTADGLGNNETADLVHLLRQWGPQAAAALPELYAVLPRFQYAATAIAAVAAAGPQAEREQAGAVLRSAVGPLMVARAHHDLTGETDVLLDAVAKALAAGPRVFVAEAAQAVAALGATAAGLLPVLRAAVSEDAEPTTPQLDCDIAIATAVWQIDGDAEEAVTILASVLDRTAGNQLWYRWTVVRAIHATALLGAAARPLVPRLEHLLADPEKAPAAALALLDIADPDTVDLGRLAEAALHSAETGADVSGACEALQALGATALSTHQRLRVAELAEQDRRIVGSGVANSIIHEDERLRAILAAV; encoded by the coding sequence ATGGATCTCGCTGACGCCCTCGCCGGCCTCGACGCCCACCCCTGGGCCTCCGTCTCGCACGCCTACGGCCCCGCCGAGGACCTGCCCGACCTGCTGCGCGCCCTCGCCGAGGGCGGCGGGGACGCCGAGGAGGCGATCTCCGAGCTGTACTCGTGCATCCTCCACCAGGGCACGGTGTACTCCGCCAGCGTCGACGCAGTCCCGTACCTCGCCCGGATCGCCGCTGCCGCCCGGCCCGGCACGGTCGAAGTCCTCTGCCTGCTCGGCGGGTTGGCCGAGAGCGATGACGAATTCGAGATCGCGCCGGGCGCGGTCCGGGCCGCCGTTGCCACCCAAATCCCGCTGCTGATACCGCTGCTGGCACATGAAGACGTGGACGTCCGGCTGCTCACCGCCTGGACGCTCGGCCACACCCGGGACACCGAGGCCGCCCCGGCCGCCCTGCGGAGCCGGTGGACGGCCGAGGCCGACCCCGGCGTCCGGGCCGAACTGCTCATCGCCCTCGGCCGGGTGGACCTCTCCGACGCCGCCGACGAGGCCCGCGCGCTGCTCGGCGCGGACACGCCCGCGCCGCTGCGACTGGCCGCGCTCCTCGTCGCCCTGACCGCCGAGGAACCGTGGACCGACGCCCACCACGACGCCGCGCTCGGCCTGCTGCCCGCCCGCGAATCCACCGTCGACCGGTACAGCATGCACCACCGCGACCCGCTGCGTGCGATCGTCGACAGCCTGCTGGGCCGCGAGACCGAGGCAGACCGCGAGAGCGTCTTCGCCCTGCTGGACGCCGCCCTGCGCGACGGCCGCCCCGAGGTGCGGACCGAGGCGCTTTCCGCGGCCGACCGCGCCTGCCACCTCTCCCGCAGCGCACCCCGGCGACTCCTCCCGGCCATCGTCGCACTCGCCGCCGAGTACCCGGCGGCGGCCCTGCTCGGCAAGCTCGGCTTGGCCGCCGCCGAGGCCGCGCCCGTCCTCGCCGAACTCGCCGCCCAGCCTGACGACGAGGCGGCCGACCAGGCACTGGCCGTGCTTGTCCGGGTCGCGCCCCGACAGGCCGCCCCGCTGCTGGCCAGGGACCTCGACCGGCGCCCCCGCGCGCTCGACGCCGCAGGCGGCTTCCAGGCCCCTGCCTTCCCCTTCGACCCGGCCCTGCTCGCCGCCGTCCGCGCACGGCTGACCGCGGACGGGCTCGGCAACAACGAGACCGCCGACCTGGTCCATCTGCTGCGCCAGTGGGGCCCGCAGGCCGCCGCCGCCCTGCCCGAGCTGTACGCGGTGCTGCCCCGCTTCCAGTACGCGGCCACCGCCATCGCCGCCGTGGCCGCCGCCGGCCCGCAGGCCGAGCGCGAGCAGGCCGGCGCCGTGCTGCGGTCCGCCGTCGGGCCGCTGATGGTGGCGCGGGCCCACCACGACCTCACCGGCGAGACCGACGTCCTGCTCGACGCCGTCGCCAAGGCGCTCGCCGCCGGCCCGCGCGTTTTTGTCGCCGAGGCCGCCCAGGCCGTCGCCGCCCTGGGCGCGACGGCCGCCGGACTGCTCCCCGTCCTGCGGGCAGCCGTCAGCGAGGACGCCGAGCCGACCACCCCGCAGCTGGACTGCGACATCGCGATCGCCACCGCCGTGTGGCAGATCGACGGCGACGCCGAGGAAGCCGTCACGATCCTGGCCTCCGTCCTCGACCGCACCGCCGGCAACCAGCTCTGGTACCGGTGGACCGTCGTCCGCGCCATCCACGCCACCGCCCTTCTCGGCGCGGCCGCCCGGCCCCTGGTCCCGCGCCTGGAGCACCTGCTCGCCGACCCCGAGAAGGCCCCCGCCGCCGCCCTCGCCCTGCTGGACATCGCGGACCCCGACACCGTCGACCTCGGCCGACTCGCCGAGGCGGCCCTCCACTCCGCCGAAACGGGAGCGGACGTCTCAGGTGCCTGTGAGGCCCTCCAAGCCCTCGGCGCGACCGCCCTGAGCACCCACCAGCGCCTGCGCGTCGCCGAACTCGCCGAGCAGGACCGGCGCATCGTCGGCTCCGGCGTCGCGAACAGCATCATCCACGAGGACGAGCGGCTGCGCGCCATCCTGGCCGCCGTCTGA
- a CDS encoding CsbD family protein → MGAGKKIKHTAETAKGKVKETTGKSVGNERLIAKGKAEQIKGDVAQAGQKTKDAMKH, encoded by the coding sequence ATGGGTGCCGGAAAGAAGATCAAGCACACTGCTGAGACTGCCAAGGGCAAGGTCAAGGAAACCACCGGTAAGTCGGTTGGTAACGAGCGCCTCATCGCCAAGGGAAAGGCGGAACAGATCAAGGGGGATGTCGCGCAGGCGGGCCAGAAGACGAAGGATGCCATGAAGCACTGA
- a CDS encoding gas vesicle protein K, with protein sequence MTFPPGQPAPDRLAEVTEAATRAFSLLPARPDDMAPPRRRGQRVVGHLRTDPDTVERDLVKLVLTLVELLRQLMERQALHRVDQGDLTEEQEERLGLTLMILHDRMVELCGRYGLTMEDLNLDLGPLGPLLPP encoded by the coding sequence ATGACCTTCCCACCCGGCCAGCCGGCGCCCGACCGCTTGGCCGAGGTGACCGAGGCGGCGACACGGGCGTTCTCCCTGCTCCCGGCACGACCGGACGACATGGCACCGCCCCGTCGGCGGGGACAGCGCGTCGTCGGCCACCTTCGTACCGACCCGGACACGGTCGAACGGGACCTGGTCAAGCTGGTGCTCACACTTGTCGAGCTGCTGCGCCAGTTGATGGAGCGACAGGCCCTGCACCGGGTCGACCAGGGCGACCTCACCGAGGAACAGGAAGAGCGGCTGGGCCTGACCCTGATGATCCTCCACGACCGTATGGTCGAACTGTGCGGCCGCTACGGTCTGACGATGGAGGACCTCAACCTCGACCTGGGGCCGCTGGGACCCCTGTTGCCACCGTGA
- a CDS encoding gas vesicle protein, whose product MTTERDRDLPDRRIALIDLLDRLLSGGVVLTGDLMLSIADVDLVRISLRAVIVSVSGQMEELWTPVVRAPLSEEGRTQ is encoded by the coding sequence GTGACCACGGAACGGGACCGCGACCTCCCCGACCGCCGCATCGCACTGATCGACCTGCTCGACCGCCTCCTGAGCGGCGGAGTGGTGCTCACCGGCGACCTCATGCTGTCGATCGCGGACGTCGACCTGGTCCGGATCTCCCTGCGCGCCGTCATCGTCTCCGTCAGCGGACAGATGGAAGAGCTCTGGACGCCCGTCGTCCGGGCGCCTCTGTCCGAGGAAGGACGGACGCAATGA
- a CDS encoding GvpL/GvpF family gas vesicle protein, which produces MANRLRYTYAVVRPSSALEHVLSDVRGVANASVALVRSTTVAAAVSSVPEEEFSEQALKDRLEDLDWLETVARAHHSVVEVLSAHTTVLPLRLATLYADDAHVREMLGERRQTFTALLDRLADHVEWGVKIYTEPSNETAPSEPPVGGDLSAQSRPGRAYLQRRSDQRRAREDVWRAAEEMIRRIDAEARDLAVEHARHRLQQGRLAGGPGENVANDAYLVPRHLAEEFRDRVLRSTEGLPGLRVEVTGPWAPYSFAEPAAPDTREGAPPQ; this is translated from the coding sequence ATGGCCAATCGCCTCAGGTATACCTATGCGGTGGTCCGGCCGTCCTCCGCGCTCGAACACGTGCTGTCCGATGTGCGCGGGGTCGCCAACGCATCCGTCGCCCTGGTGCGCTCCACGACGGTCGCCGCGGCGGTGAGCTCCGTGCCGGAAGAGGAGTTCTCGGAACAGGCTCTCAAGGACCGGTTGGAAGACCTCGACTGGCTTGAGACAGTCGCAAGGGCCCATCACTCGGTCGTCGAGGTCCTGTCCGCTCACACGACCGTGCTCCCTCTCCGGCTGGCCACCCTGTACGCGGACGACGCCCATGTCCGCGAGATGCTGGGTGAGCGCCGACAGACCTTCACGGCGCTGCTGGACCGGCTCGCCGATCACGTCGAGTGGGGCGTGAAGATCTATACGGAGCCATCCAACGAGACCGCCCCCTCCGAACCACCGGTCGGCGGCGACCTGTCGGCGCAGTCCCGCCCCGGACGTGCCTATCTGCAACGTCGCAGCGACCAGCGCCGCGCCCGGGAAGACGTCTGGCGGGCGGCGGAGGAAATGATCCGCCGGATCGACGCCGAGGCCCGCGATCTCGCCGTGGAGCATGCCCGCCACCGACTCCAGCAGGGACGCCTGGCCGGCGGCCCCGGGGAGAACGTCGCCAATGACGCCTATCTCGTCCCCCGCCACCTCGCCGAGGAGTTCCGGGACCGCGTCCTCCGGTCGACCGAAGGCCTGCCGGGGCTGCGGGTCGAGGTCACGGGACCGTGGGCGCCATACTCGTTCGCCGAACCCGCGGCGCCCGATACGCGGGAGGGGGCGCCCCCGCAGTGA
- a CDS encoding gas vesicle protein — protein sequence MTGPNPSGPAPARPLYPYGGESGANLADILERVLDKGIVIVGDIKINLLEIELLTIKLRLLVASVDKAKEIGIDWWERDPALSSRADEYHAVERADERDALEEENERLRAEVKALRGRARKAETELPSASRPRQGAKREVDAAPRRRKRAAEREDPGS from the coding sequence GTGACCGGACCCAATCCCTCCGGCCCCGCCCCGGCACGACCGCTTTATCCCTACGGCGGGGAATCCGGGGCGAACCTGGCCGACATCCTCGAACGGGTACTCGACAAGGGAATCGTCATCGTCGGGGACATCAAGATCAACCTGCTCGAGATAGAACTTCTCACGATCAAGCTCCGGCTCCTGGTCGCCTCCGTCGACAAGGCGAAGGAGATCGGCATCGACTGGTGGGAGCGCGACCCCGCCCTGTCCTCACGCGCCGACGAGTACCACGCCGTGGAACGGGCGGACGAACGCGACGCGTTGGAGGAGGAGAACGAGCGCCTGCGAGCCGAGGTGAAGGCGCTTCGCGGACGCGCTCGGAAAGCCGAGACCGAGCTGCCCTCGGCCAGCCGTCCCCGTCAAGGCGCCAAGCGAGAGGTCGACGCCGCCCCACGGCGCCGGAAGCGGGCAGCAGAGCGTGAGGATCCCGGGAGTTGA
- a CDS encoding SRPBCC family protein, translating into MREQAQANPGTNRLMEELEHYLETRAELAVAGLGHRLGRAATRLAQPGGGTGGLVEALSKGGKKLGVRASPGKAVLLAGASRVKDAARKAVETIGKDGGQNAGGQPAGTRTLTVIEDIDVGVPVREAYNQWTQFEEFGRFAKGVLAVEQRDDATTDWRVKVGKAKRSWRGKITEQVPDERIAWASEGEKGTTRGVVTFHPLGENLTKVLLVLEYFPKGMVEKTGSLVRAQGRRARLDLKRYRAFLMLRGEATGGWRGEIHEGRVVGEPAESTSEEETPHDDEQEEEPYDEEEEEEEEEPYDEEEEEEEEEEEPYDEEDFDEEEEDDEEEEPAEEERPRRRSAARR; encoded by the coding sequence GTGCGCGAGCAGGCGCAGGCCAATCCGGGGACAAACCGGCTGATGGAGGAACTGGAGCACTACCTCGAGACGCGGGCGGAGCTCGCGGTGGCTGGTCTCGGCCATCGCCTCGGCCGGGCCGCGACCCGGCTGGCACAGCCGGGCGGCGGCACCGGCGGGCTCGTCGAGGCCCTCTCCAAGGGGGGCAAGAAGCTCGGAGTGCGGGCTTCGCCGGGCAAGGCCGTGCTGCTGGCGGGCGCTTCCCGGGTGAAGGACGCGGCCCGCAAGGCCGTGGAGACCATCGGGAAGGACGGCGGGCAGAACGCGGGTGGCCAGCCCGCCGGGACCAGGACGCTGACCGTCATCGAGGACATCGATGTGGGCGTTCCGGTGCGCGAGGCTTACAACCAGTGGACCCAGTTCGAGGAGTTCGGCAGGTTCGCCAAGGGCGTGCTCGCCGTCGAGCAGCGCGACGACGCCACAACCGACTGGCGGGTGAAGGTCGGCAAGGCCAAACGCAGTTGGCGTGGAAAGATCACCGAGCAGGTGCCCGACGAGAGGATCGCCTGGGCCTCCGAGGGCGAGAAGGGCACGACCAGGGGTGTGGTCACCTTTCACCCCTTGGGCGAGAACCTGACCAAGGTGCTGCTCGTGCTGGAGTACTTCCCCAAGGGCATGGTCGAGAAGACCGGGAGCCTGGTGCGGGCCCAGGGGCGCCGCGCCCGACTGGATCTGAAGCGCTACCGCGCGTTCCTCATGCTGCGCGGCGAGGCCACCGGCGGCTGGCGCGGAGAGATCCACGAAGGCCGAGTGGTCGGCGAGCCGGCGGAATCCACCAGTGAGGAGGAGACCCCGCACGACGACGAGCAAGAGGAAGAGCCGTACGACGAGGAGGAAGAGGAGGAAGAGGAGGAGCCGTACGACGAGGAAGAGGAGGAAGAGGAGGAAGAGGAGGAGCCGTACGACGAGGAAGATTTCGACGAGGAAGAGGAGGACGACGAGGAAGAGGAGCCAGCCGAGGAAGAGCGCCCGCGGCGCAGGTCTGCGGCGAGGCGCTGA
- a CDS encoding gas vesicle protein GvpG produces the protein MGVLVQFLTFPLAPVRGVVWVVDKVVEAAERDYYDPEPVQAQLAELERARAEGHIEEEEFERQEDELLARLEESKAYQLRRGAQGGA, from the coding sequence GTGGGAGTACTGGTTCAGTTCCTGACCTTTCCGCTCGCCCCGGTCAGGGGCGTGGTCTGGGTGGTCGACAAGGTTGTCGAGGCCGCCGAGCGCGATTACTACGACCCCGAGCCCGTGCAGGCGCAGCTGGCGGAGTTGGAGAGGGCGCGGGCCGAAGGCCATATCGAGGAGGAGGAGTTTGAGCGGCAGGAGGACGAACTCCTGGCGCGGCTTGAGGAGAGCAAGGCATATCAGCTCAGACGAGGCGCACAGGGCGGGGCCTGA
- a CDS encoding GvpL/GvpF family gas vesicle protein: protein MSLYVYAITKASHPLHLDELRGVGDPPAKVYAVRGDSLCAVASEMPEDLAARRRDLEAHHGVQERLWADGATLPLSFGFVAQDEDMVRALLEERAEEFTQRMEELTDRVEFNVKATQDEEAMLREILEESDELRRLNEATREGGGSYEERVAFGQMVAEQVQSRQNVLEGEIVAALKPLARAERLSPPSSQYALNASYLVDRGKAEEFVEAGRKLAKRYQDQAELRVLGPLPPYSFV, encoded by the coding sequence ATGTCTTTGTACGTGTATGCCATTACCAAGGCATCCCACCCGCTGCATCTCGACGAGCTCCGGGGAGTAGGGGATCCTCCGGCCAAGGTCTATGCGGTACGCGGTGATTCCCTCTGTGCCGTCGCCAGTGAGATGCCTGAGGACCTGGCGGCCAGGCGCCGGGACCTGGAGGCCCACCACGGGGTTCAGGAGAGGCTGTGGGCCGACGGTGCCACGCTGCCGTTGAGCTTCGGGTTCGTCGCCCAGGACGAGGACATGGTTCGGGCCCTCCTCGAAGAGCGAGCCGAGGAGTTCACCCAGCGCATGGAAGAGCTCACGGACCGTGTGGAGTTCAACGTCAAGGCGACTCAGGACGAAGAGGCGATGCTGCGCGAGATCCTCGAGGAGTCGGACGAGCTGCGCCGCCTGAACGAAGCCACCCGTGAAGGCGGCGGCTCGTACGAGGAGCGGGTGGCCTTCGGTCAGATGGTGGCCGAGCAGGTGCAGAGCCGTCAGAACGTACTGGAAGGCGAGATCGTCGCGGCCCTGAAGCCGCTCGCACGCGCCGAGCGACTCTCGCCGCCTTCCTCGCAGTACGCCCTCAACGCCTCCTACCTGGTGGACCGCGGCAAGGCCGAGGAATTCGTCGAGGCCGGTCGGAAGCTGGCCAAGCGCTACCAGGACCAGGCCGAACTTCGAGTCCTGGGCCCGTTGCCGCCCTACAGCTTCGTCTGA
- the gvpJ gene encoding gas vesicle protein GvpJ, translating into MMPQGGGAVPSTGGSGNLYDVLELVLDRGLVIDAFVRVSLVGIEIAKIDARVVVASVDTYLRFADACNRLDLETGRKAPAKLTDVVGETLEGGAKGKAKGALEGAVEAFADSFHKGRDEDAEAEPSRRRSSQRRSSQRQEE; encoded by the coding sequence GTGATGCCACAGGGCGGGGGCGCCGTGCCCTCGACAGGAGGCTCCGGGAACCTCTACGACGTGTTGGAGCTCGTCCTCGACAGGGGGCTGGTCATCGATGCGTTCGTCCGGGTGTCCCTGGTGGGCATCGAGATAGCGAAGATCGACGCACGAGTCGTCGTCGCCAGCGTGGACACCTATCTGCGCTTCGCCGACGCATGTAACCGCTTGGATCTGGAGACGGGTCGCAAGGCCCCTGCCAAGCTGACGGACGTCGTGGGGGAGACCCTCGAAGGAGGGGCCAAGGGGAAGGCCAAGGGCGCGCTGGAAGGCGCGGTCGAAGCCTTCGCCGACTCCTTCCACAAGGGGCGCGACGAGGACGCCGAGGCTGAACCCTCGCGACGCCGTTCCTCGCAACGTCGCTCCTCGCAACGTCAGGAGGAGTAA
- a CDS encoding gas vesicle protein GvpO: MNVTAEHEAKKSSAPRKRATPPRRVTATEALESAAKQLTELLGRAPESVSGLRPTEQGWEAQVEVVELERIPETASVMASYQVILDPEGQLLAYQRDHRYSRAQVDRGNATGRGPLHSEGQGP, from the coding sequence GTGAATGTCACGGCTGAGCACGAGGCAAAGAAATCGAGCGCGCCGCGGAAGCGGGCGACCCCACCCCGACGGGTGACGGCCACCGAGGCTCTGGAGAGCGCGGCGAAACAGCTGACAGAGCTGCTCGGCAGGGCGCCGGAGTCGGTCTCGGGGCTGAGGCCGACGGAGCAGGGCTGGGAGGCTCAGGTCGAGGTCGTGGAGCTGGAGCGGATTCCGGAGACGGCCAGTGTGATGGCCAGCTACCAGGTCATCCTCGACCCGGAGGGCCAACTGCTGGCGTACCAACGGGACCACCGGTACTCGCGCGCACAGGTCGACAGGGGCAACGCCACTGGGCGTGGCCCTCTTCATTCGGAAGGACAAGGGCCGTGA
- a CDS encoding STAS domain-containing protein, producing MIAATNNHMYVRLAGTAQQPVAAVTGDIDQDSGADLQRALTIALDASPRRLTIDMTGVGFTDSNGLNVLLRMRERARHAGKILSLRPGRCLARLLEVTETGSLFTIEP from the coding sequence TTGATCGCGGCCACGAACAATCACATGTACGTGCGGCTCGCCGGAACCGCGCAACAGCCGGTCGCCGCCGTCACCGGTGACATCGATCAGGACAGTGGCGCCGATCTCCAGCGCGCTCTGACAATCGCCCTCGATGCCAGCCCCCGAAGGCTGACCATCGACATGACCGGCGTCGGTTTCACCGACAGCAATGGCTTGAACGTCCTGCTGCGGATGCGCGAGCGAGCCCGCCACGCCGGCAAGATCCTCTCGCTGCGCCCGGGGCGCTGTCTGGCGCGGCTGCTCGAGGTGACCGAGACCGGCAGCCTCTTCACCATCGAACCGTAG
- a CDS encoding helix-turn-helix transcriptional regulator: MPQRSRTNWTFLTSHARVLGTIARDPGIRLRDIAAQCDLTERAVRAIVADLETAGYLTHTRTGRRNRYEIVPDTRLRHPADGELSVAALLAFLTSPAVQTFRPPVGSVQE; the protein is encoded by the coding sequence ATGCCCCAGCGATCGAGGACGAACTGGACTTTCCTGACCAGCCATGCTCGGGTCTTGGGGACCATCGCGCGGGACCCCGGAATCCGGCTGCGCGACATCGCCGCGCAATGCGATCTGACCGAGCGTGCTGTCCGGGCGATCGTCGCGGACCTGGAGACGGCCGGCTATCTCACGCACACCCGCACCGGCCGCCGCAACAGATACGAGATCGTTCCCGACACCCGCCTGCGCCACCCCGCCGACGGCGAGCTTTCCGTGGCCGCTCTCCTTGCATTTCTGACCTCGCCAGCGGTGCAAACGTTCCGGCCGCCGGTCGGGAGCGTGCAGGAGTAG